One Oscillospiraceae bacterium genomic region harbors:
- a CDS encoding phospho-sugar mutase, with protein sequence MYKEMYDRWLAADLADADLKPELESVKDDDAAIQDRFAVALKFGTAGLRGVIGAGTNRMNIYVVRQATQGLANWVKTQGGSQTVAISYDSRIKSDVFAKTAAEVLAANGIKVRIYSALMPVPALSFATRYYNCNAGIMVTASHNPAKYNGYKAYGPDGCQMTDEAADIVYAEIQKTDILTGAKLISFEDGMAQGLIEYVGDDCINALYAAIEARSIRPGICKTAGLKLVYSPLNGSGLVPVTHVLKDIGITDITVVPEQEKPDGNFPTCPYPNPEIFEALRLGLELAKKSGADLMLATDPDADRVGIAVKCKDGSYELLSGNEVGVLLLDYICAGRIEQGTMPKNAVMCKSIVSTPLADKVAEHYGVECRNVLTGFKWIGDQIAKLEAAGEVDRFIFGFEESYGYLAGPYVRDKDAIIGSMLICEMAAYYRAKGSSIKEELERIYAEYGRYLNKVDSFEFPGLSGMDKMASIMQNLRDNPPKDFAGDKVVKVVDYKKPEETGLPAANVLIYTLESGATVVVRPSGTEPKIKTYFTTKGKDLTEAEAQKEKLAEACKPLLA encoded by the coding sequence ATGTATAAGGAAATGTATGACCGCTGGCTGGCGGCTGACCTGGCCGATGCAGATCTGAAGCCCGAACTGGAAAGCGTTAAGGACGACGACGCTGCCATCCAGGACCGCTTTGCTGTGGCCCTGAAGTTCGGCACCGCAGGCCTTCGCGGTGTCATCGGCGCGGGCACCAACCGCATGAACATCTACGTCGTGCGGCAGGCTACCCAGGGCCTGGCCAATTGGGTCAAGACCCAGGGCGGCAGCCAGACCGTCGCCATCAGCTACGACAGCCGTATCAAGAGCGACGTCTTTGCCAAGACCGCCGCTGAGGTGCTGGCCGCCAACGGCATCAAGGTGCGCATCTACAGCGCCCTCATGCCCGTGCCTGCCCTGAGCTTTGCTACCCGCTACTACAACTGCAATGCGGGCATCATGGTCACGGCCAGCCACAACCCTGCCAAGTATAACGGCTACAAGGCCTACGGCCCGGACGGCTGCCAGATGACCGATGAAGCCGCTGACATCGTGTATGCCGAAATTCAGAAGACTGACATCCTCACCGGCGCCAAGCTCATCTCCTTTGAGGACGGCATGGCCCAGGGCCTGATCGAGTACGTCGGTGACGACTGCATCAACGCCCTGTACGCCGCCATCGAGGCCCGCTCCATCCGCCCCGGCATTTGCAAGACCGCCGGCCTCAAGCTGGTCTACAGCCCGCTGAACGGCTCCGGTCTGGTGCCCGTCACCCATGTGTTGAAGGACATTGGCATCACCGACATCACCGTCGTGCCCGAGCAGGAGAAGCCGGACGGCAATTTCCCCACCTGCCCGTACCCCAACCCCGAGATCTTCGAGGCCCTGCGCCTCGGCCTGGAGCTGGCAAAGAAGTCCGGCGCTGACCTGATGCTGGCCACCGACCCCGACGCCGACCGCGTGGGCATTGCCGTCAAGTGCAAGGACGGCAGCTATGAGCTGCTCTCCGGCAACGAGGTGGGCGTGCTGCTGCTGGACTACATCTGCGCGGGCCGCATCGAGCAGGGGACCATGCCCAAGAACGCCGTCATGTGCAAGTCCATCGTCTCCACCCCGCTGGCCGACAAGGTGGCCGAGCATTACGGTGTCGAGTGCCGCAACGTGCTGACCGGCTTCAAGTGGATCGGTGACCAGATCGCAAAGCTGGAGGCCGCCGGTGAGGTGGACCGCTTCATCTTCGGCTTCGAGGAGAGCTACGGCTACCTGGCCGGTCCCTACGTGCGTGACAAGGACGCCATCATCGGCTCGATGCTGATCTGCGAGATGGCTGCCTACTACCGCGCCAAGGGTTCCTCCATCAAGGAAGAACTGGAGCGTATCTACGCTGAATACGGCCGCTACCTGAACAAGGTCGACAGCTTCGAGTTCCCGGGTCTGTCCGGCATGGACAAGATGGCCAGCATCATGCAGAACCTGCGCGACAACCCGCCGAAGGACTTCGCCGGGGACAAGGTCGTCAAGGTCGTGGACTACAAGAAGCCCGAGGAGACCGGCCTGCCCGCCGCCAACGTGCTGATCTACACGCTGGAAAGCGGCGCCACCGTGGTGGTGCGCCCCTCCGGCACCGAGCCGAAGATCAAGACCTACTTCACCACCAAGGGCAAAGACCTGACCGAGGCCGAAGCCCAGAAGGAAAAGCTGGCCGAAGCCTGCAAGCCGCTGCTGGCGTAA
- a CDS encoding response regulator, protein MLAPHKTGETTADFTGKRVLLAEDNALNAEIAVELLQSIGLKVDWAEDGQKAVEMFEKTAPGSYFAVFMDMQMPVMDGVEATRRIRASDRPDHDVPIFAMTANTFAADRKKCYDAGMSGYIPKPIDLETITHVLEEETGE, encoded by the coding sequence GTGCTGGCACCGCACAAGACGGGGGAGACCACCGCCGACTTTACCGGCAAACGGGTACTGCTGGCCGAGGACAATGCCCTGAACGCCGAGATCGCCGTGGAGCTGCTGCAAAGCATTGGTCTGAAAGTGGACTGGGCCGAGGACGGGCAGAAGGCAGTGGAAATGTTTGAAAAGACGGCCCCCGGCAGCTATTTTGCGGTGTTCATGGACATGCAGATGCCGGTGATGGACGGCGTGGAGGCCACCCGCCGTATCCGCGCCAGTGACCGTCCCGACCACGATGTGCCCATCTTTGCCATGACGGCCAACACCTTTGCCGCCGACCGCAAAAAGTGCTACGATGCGGGCATGAGCGGCTATATCCCCAAGCCGATCGACCTTGAAACCATCACCCATGTGTTGGAAGAGGAGACCGGTGAATAA
- a CDS encoding YifB family Mg chelatase-like AAA ATPase codes for MFAKVTSLGLSGLAGYVVQVEADLSSGLPQFTLVGLPDSAVKESSERVRSAVKNLHYPWPSSRITINLAPADVRKTGPVYDLPLLVGLLAAQGVLPVPAPHQAFLGELGLDGTLRPVTGVLPMALAAVTLGVTELFLPAENAAEAAEAAGLTVYPARMASDVVRHLCGEEAITPAAPGGFDEAGTWLGPDMADVRGQAEARRALEIAAAGGHNLLLVGPPGTGKSMLAKRLPGILPPLTYEEALETSAIYSVAGLLPAGSGLLKERPFRSPHHSVSTAAMAGGGSTPRPGEVSLAHNGVLFLDELPEFSRDTLEVLRQPLEDGAVTVSRVHGTARYPCQFMLAAAMNPCKCGYLGHPTRECTCTPSAIEQYRRRISGPLLDRIDLHVEAMPVEYEALAAEAGGESSAAIRARVTAARKVQRERCTDLPGVRCNAQLPGAALRKYCRMTPKAQQILRAAFERLGYSARAYDRILRVARTIADLDGSEQVDTAHISEALQYRALDRKAM; via the coding sequence ATGTTTGCAAAGGTCACGAGCCTGGGGCTGAGCGGGCTGGCGGGGTATGTGGTGCAGGTCGAGGCCGATCTCTCCAGCGGGCTGCCGCAGTTCACGCTGGTGGGCCTGCCGGACTCGGCCGTGAAGGAAAGCAGCGAGCGGGTGCGCAGTGCCGTCAAAAACCTGCACTACCCCTGGCCGTCCAGCCGCATTACCATCAACCTGGCTCCGGCGGATGTGCGCAAGACCGGCCCTGTGTACGACCTGCCTTTACTGGTGGGCCTGCTGGCCGCCCAGGGCGTTCTGCCCGTGCCCGCGCCGCATCAGGCCTTTTTGGGGGAACTGGGCCTGGATGGCACGCTGCGCCCTGTGACCGGCGTGCTGCCCATGGCGCTGGCGGCTGTGACCCTGGGCGTGACTGAACTGTTCCTTCCGGCAGAGAATGCCGCCGAAGCTGCCGAGGCCGCAGGCCTGACCGTCTACCCGGCCCGCATGGCCAGCGACGTGGTGCGCCATCTTTGCGGGGAAGAAGCCATCACCCCGGCCGCCCCCGGCGGCTTTGACGAAGCGGGTACCTGGCTTGGCCCCGATATGGCCGATGTGCGCGGCCAGGCCGAAGCCCGCCGTGCGCTGGAGATCGCCGCCGCAGGCGGGCACAACTTACTGCTGGTCGGCCCGCCGGGCACGGGCAAAAGCATGCTGGCCAAGCGCCTGCCGGGCATCCTGCCGCCGCTGACCTATGAGGAAGCGCTGGAGACCAGCGCCATCTACTCGGTGGCCGGGCTGCTGCCTGCGGGCAGCGGGCTTTTGAAAGAGCGGCCCTTCCGTAGCCCGCACCACAGCGTAAGCACCGCCGCCATGGCGGGCGGCGGGTCGACCCCGCGCCCCGGTGAGGTGAGCCTGGCCCACAACGGTGTGCTGTTTTTGGACGAACTGCCGGAATTTTCCCGCGACACCCTGGAAGTGCTGCGTCAGCCCTTGGAGGACGGCGCCGTCACGGTGAGCCGGGTACACGGCACCGCCCGCTACCCCTGCCAGTTCATGCTGGCTGCCGCCATGAACCCCTGCAAGTGCGGCTACCTGGGTCACCCCACGCGGGAGTGTACCTGCACGCCCAGCGCCATTGAGCAGTACCGCCGCCGCATCTCCGGCCCGCTGTTGGACCGCATCGACCTGCATGTGGAAGCCATGCCTGTGGAGTACGAGGCTCTGGCCGCCGAGGCCGGGGGAGAGAGCAGCGCCGCCATCCGCGCCCGCGTTACCGCCGCCCGCAAGGTGCAGCGGGAGCGCTGCACAGACCTGCCCGGCGTGCGGTGCAACGCCCAGCTGCCGGGGGCCGCACTGCGAAAATACTGCCGCATGACCCCCAAAGCCCAGCAAATTTTGCGCGCGGCGTTTGAGCGCCTGGGATACAGCGCCCGCGCCTACGACCGCATTTTGCGGGTGGCCCGCACCATCGCCGACCTGGACGGCAGCGAGCAGGTGGACACCGCGCATATTTCCGAAGCACTGCAATATCGGGCGCTGGATAGAAAAGCGATGTAG
- a CDS encoding VanW family protein gives MFCDISPTCYKIALQKEIIKRHIKNFLRHERYADTRQSEPLPCLVADCSSHLIKRGKGIDPVLQENKAVNIKLANARMNGILIRPGETFSFWHLVGKTTKRKGYRDGRILVRNHLLPGIGGGLCNLANTIHRVVLLSPLTVTEFHKHSDALAPDEGARVPFSSGTSVFYNNGDYRFKNETDQTFQLLLWCDADNLYAALRCEHPLPYTYRIVEEGHYFQQEGDKYYRVSKIYKETLDGDTVVAKELVLDNHSEVMYDYGLIPKEQIR, from the coding sequence ATGTTTTGCGATATCAGCCCGACCTGCTATAAGATCGCCCTGCAAAAAGAAATTATCAAACGACATATCAAGAATTTCCTGCGCCATGAGCGCTATGCGGACACGCGGCAGAGCGAGCCGCTGCCCTGTCTGGTGGCGGACTGCAGCTCCCACCTCATCAAGCGGGGCAAGGGCATTGACCCGGTGCTGCAGGAGAACAAGGCTGTCAACATCAAACTTGCCAACGCCCGGATGAACGGCATCCTCATCCGCCCGGGGGAGACCTTCTCGTTCTGGCATCTGGTAGGCAAGACCACCAAGCGCAAGGGCTATCGGGATGGCCGCATTTTGGTGCGCAACCATCTGCTGCCGGGTATCGGCGGCGGGCTGTGCAATCTGGCCAATACCATCCACCGGGTGGTGCTGCTTAGCCCCCTGACGGTGACGGAGTTCCATAAGCACTCCGACGCGCTGGCCCCCGATGAGGGCGCGCGGGTGCCCTTCAGCTCCGGTACCTCGGTGTTTTACAACAACGGCGACTACCGGTTCAAAAACGAGACCGACCAAACCTTCCAGCTGCTGCTCTGGTGCGATGCGGACAATCTGTACGCCGCCCTGCGGTGCGAGCACCCGCTGCCGTACACCTACCGCATCGTGGAGGAGGGACACTACTTCCAGCAGGAGGGTGACAAATACTACCGTGTATCGAAGATTTACAAAGAAACACTGGACGGAGACACCGTGGTGGCGAAAGAGCTGGTGCTGGATAACCACTCGGAAGTCATGTATGATTACGGGTTGATCCCGAAAGAACAGATACGATAA
- a CDS encoding YqeG family HAD IIIA-type phosphatase, with amino-acid sequence MLERWYPWDWAPNVFAIDYAKLQALGYKGILFDIDNTLVHHGVDATPKVEALFRELDAMGMKTLLLSDNSAERIQRFNKHIGVPYIAEAGKPDPAAYRRGAKMLGLPVEQVVCIGDQVFRDIRGANRCGMASILVDFIRLPQETHYGKKRVLEKYIMACWRRNPRWRDRLGNIQK; translated from the coding sequence ATGCTTGAGCGCTGGTATCCCTGGGACTGGGCGCCCAACGTGTTTGCCATCGACTATGCCAAACTGCAGGCGCTGGGGTATAAGGGCATTCTGTTTGATATTGACAACACGCTGGTCCACCACGGCGTGGATGCGACCCCTAAGGTGGAAGCGCTGTTCCGGGAACTGGACGCCATGGGAATGAAAACGCTGCTCCTCTCGGACAATTCCGCCGAGCGTATCCAGCGGTTTAATAAACATATCGGCGTGCCCTATATCGCCGAGGCCGGCAAACCCGACCCCGCCGCTTACCGCCGTGGGGCCAAGATGCTGGGCCTGCCGGTGGAGCAGGTCGTCTGCATCGGGGACCAGGTGTTCCGGGATATCCGGGGCGCGAACCGCTGCGGGATGGCCAGCATTCTGGTGGATTTCATCCGCCTGCCGCAGGAGACCCACTACGGCAAAAAGCGGGTGCTGGAAAAGTACATCATGGCCTGCTGGCGCAGAAATCCGCGCTGGCGGGACCGCTTGGGGAATATCCAAAAATAA
- a CDS encoding glycosyltransferase family 4 protein yields MQQTVWAVDGSFFAQRISGIQRYSIELLAALDEMAPAGLVELVVPPQVKAPAYQNIKVVPFGTRQGLAWQQLDYPCYLKRRSAKGLATCNVIPWFGFTGIAVVHDVCYRARQDFYRDTRRDRLSAAWHCLQYRRIAQKAERIITVSEFSKAEIHKYYGVPPEKMDVVYNAWQQMQRIAPDDGVFARNPQLQKGGYYFSMANLLKNKNFPWVLRAAKAKPDAMFAIAGGGSLAEEAGRLGLADLPNVVYLGYVSDGEAKSLMANCRAFLFPTLYEGFGIPPLEAVACGAKQILVSDTPCMREVYGDCAGYIDLDTNPGNVDDTTPPKADPQLLLEKYSWEKSAEKLLDILKKA; encoded by the coding sequence ATGCAGCAAACCGTCTGGGCCGTGGACGGCTCGTTTTTTGCCCAGCGCATTTCGGGTATCCAGCGCTATTCCATCGAACTGCTGGCCGCGCTGGATGAGATGGCCCCGGCAGGGCTGGTGGAACTTGTGGTGCCGCCGCAGGTAAAAGCCCCGGCGTACCAAAATATAAAGGTGGTGCCCTTCGGCACCCGGCAGGGGCTGGCCTGGCAGCAGCTGGACTACCCGTGCTACCTGAAACGGCGCAGCGCCAAGGGGCTGGCTACCTGCAACGTCATCCCGTGGTTCGGGTTTACCGGCATTGCGGTGGTGCACGATGTCTGCTACCGCGCCCGGCAGGATTTTTATAGGGACACCCGCCGCGACCGGCTGAGCGCCGCGTGGCACTGCCTGCAGTACCGCCGCATTGCCCAAAAGGCCGAGCGCATTATTACGGTATCGGAATTTTCCAAGGCGGAGATCCACAAATACTACGGTGTGCCGCCGGAAAAGATGGATGTTGTCTACAACGCCTGGCAGCAGATGCAGCGCATCGCGCCCGATGACGGCGTGTTTGCCAGGAACCCGCAGCTGCAAAAGGGCGGGTACTATTTCAGCATGGCGAACTTGCTGAAAAACAAGAACTTCCCCTGGGTGCTGCGGGCCGCCAAGGCCAAGCCCGATGCAATGTTTGCTATCGCGGGCGGCGGCAGCCTGGCCGAGGAAGCCGGGCGCCTGGGTCTGGCCGACCTGCCCAACGTAGTCTACCTGGGCTATGTCAGCGATGGCGAAGCCAAAAGCCTGATGGCCAACTGCCGGGCGTTTTTGTTCCCGACCCTGTACGAGGGGTTCGGCATCCCGCCGCTGGAGGCCGTGGCCTGCGGGGCAAAGCAGATCCTGGTCAGCGACACGCCCTGCATGCGGGAGGTATACGGCGACTGTGCGGGGTATATTGACTTGGATACCAACCCCGGCAACGTGGACGACACCACCCCACCCAAAGCCGATCCGCAGCTGCTGCTGGAAAAGTACAGCTGGGAGAAGAGTGCGGAGAAATTGTTGGACATTTTAAAGAAGGCATAA
- a CDS encoding glycoside hydrolase family 3 protein: MKKWFVWPVLLAGVLCACGAQPTGKSAVTLPMNTERPVVVDLPADEAGPTPEPTPAAETTLTAADLTLEEKVGQLFIIRPDSLDLTLPQEQIDDAKADGVTELTDAMRDALQKYPVGGVCQFGKNIVDPEQITAFNAALQEASDIPLFISVDEEGGAVARLANKDTFDLPRYESAAAVGAEGADAACAMGQTIGGYLRTYGFNMDFAPDADVNTNPDNPIIGTRAFSSDAAEAADCAAAMARGLAGEGILPTFKHFPGHGDTAEDSHTGLAYSYRTVEELTACELLPFEAAAEVGPHAVMVGHIVVPELTGDLPATLCADAIALVPDAENTLIVTDSLAMGAITDSYTPGEAAVQALQAGCDVLLMPDGLADAYDAVLAAVQNGTLSEDRLDLSVNKILRMKAQFCA; this comes from the coding sequence ATGAAAAAGTGGTTTGTTTGGCCTGTTTTGCTGGCGGGGGTGCTGTGTGCCTGCGGGGCGCAGCCAACGGGGAAGAGCGCTGTGACCCTGCCTATGAATACCGAGCGCCCGGTGGTGGTGGACCTGCCTGCTGACGAGGCAGGACCAACGCCCGAACCGACGCCCGCAGCGGAAACGACCTTGACCGCCGCCGACCTGACGCTGGAAGAAAAAGTCGGCCAGCTGTTCATTATCCGGCCGGATTCCCTGGATCTGACCCTGCCGCAGGAGCAAATCGACGACGCCAAGGCGGACGGCGTGACCGAGCTGACCGACGCCATGCGGGACGCGCTGCAAAAGTATCCCGTGGGCGGCGTGTGCCAATTCGGCAAAAACATCGTGGACCCGGAACAGATCACCGCCTTCAACGCGGCCCTGCAGGAGGCCTCCGACATCCCACTGTTTATCTCGGTGGACGAGGAGGGCGGCGCGGTGGCGCGGCTGGCCAATAAAGATACCTTCGACCTGCCCCGGTATGAGAGCGCCGCCGCCGTGGGAGCCGAGGGTGCCGACGCCGCCTGTGCCATGGGGCAGACCATTGGCGGCTACCTGCGTACCTACGGCTTCAATATGGATTTCGCCCCCGACGCCGACGTGAACACCAACCCGGATAACCCCATCATCGGCACGCGGGCGTTTTCGTCCGACGCCGCCGAAGCCGCCGATTGCGCGGCGGCCATGGCCAGGGGACTGGCGGGCGAGGGAATCCTGCCCACCTTCAAGCATTTCCCCGGCCACGGCGATACCGCCGAGGACAGCCACACCGGCCTGGCCTACAGCTACCGCACGGTGGAGGAACTGACCGCCTGCGAGCTGCTGCCTTTTGAGGCCGCCGCCGAGGTTGGCCCCCATGCCGTGATGGTGGGGCACATCGTGGTGCCGGAGCTGACCGGCGACCTACCCGCAACGCTTTGTGCCGATGCCATTGCGCTGGTGCCGGATGCGGAGAACACGCTTATCGTTACAGACTCGCTGGCCATGGGGGCCATCACCGACAGCTACACCCCCGGCGAAGCCGCTGTGCAGGCTTTGCAGGCCGGGTGCGACGTGCTGCTGATGCCCGACGGCCTGGCCGATGCCTACGATGCTGTGCTGGCGGCCGTGCAGAATGGCACCCTCAGCGAGGACCGGCTGGACCTGAGCGTTAACAAAATTTTACGTATGAAAGCGCAATTCTGCGCATAA
- a CDS encoding DUF4340 domain-containing protein has translation MNRKKMLPLVLLAAGAVLLGVLLAVLTCENEAEEDTGIPLVDFAAGDVDELAYSGNNVDVTLLKGSEGNWMLDSDPTLPLEQSAVQSLVEKFTDLTAARQLQDSELGEIPAMSDTPAMVFTLKAGKTTRTLTVDQLNDVAGVYYVYDDAGGVYTVAKSDLNNLCKAPRSLYAAQSLTDKTSDDVTALTVGDLQFVLNEGTWQLADDADYALDQSAVKRMVSTLCEMQTEWSITMPEADSTYGLDASDVTAVLAFSDGTQLTVRFGDLVPDAADDTDTGSTTTTSLCYLASDGAPGIVYEVKAAHKDAFAVTKESLLDTSTKETAAADDVVAEH, from the coding sequence ATGAACCGTAAAAAAATGCTGCCGCTGGTGCTGCTGGCGGCGGGGGCTGTGCTGCTGGGCGTGCTGCTGGCAGTGCTGACCTGCGAGAATGAGGCGGAGGAAGATACCGGCATCCCGCTGGTGGACTTTGCCGCCGGGGATGTGGACGAGCTGGCCTACTCCGGCAACAATGTGGATGTGACGCTGCTCAAGGGCAGCGAGGGCAACTGGATGCTGGACTCCGACCCGACCCTGCCGCTGGAGCAGAGCGCCGTGCAGAGTTTGGTGGAGAAGTTCACTGACCTGACCGCTGCCCGCCAACTGCAGGACAGTGAGCTGGGCGAGATCCCCGCGATGAGCGACACCCCGGCCATGGTATTTACCCTGAAGGCAGGAAAGACGACCCGCACGCTGACGGTGGATCAGCTCAACGATGTGGCAGGCGTGTACTACGTCTACGATGACGCGGGCGGCGTGTACACCGTGGCCAAAAGCGATTTGAACAATCTATGCAAGGCCCCCCGCAGCCTGTACGCGGCACAGAGTTTGACCGACAAGACCAGCGACGATGTGACCGCCCTGACGGTGGGCGACTTGCAGTTCGTTTTGAACGAGGGCACCTGGCAGCTGGCCGATGATGCCGATTATGCGCTGGACCAGAGCGCGGTGAAGCGGATGGTAAGCACCCTTTGCGAGATGCAGACCGAGTGGAGCATCACCATGCCGGAAGCGGACAGCACCTACGGGCTGGATGCGTCGGATGTGACGGCGGTGCTGGCGTTTAGTGACGGCACGCAGCTGACCGTGCGGTTTGGTGATCTGGTGCCCGATGCCGCGGACGACACGGATACCGGCAGCACGACCACCACGAGTTTGTGCTATCTGGCCAGCGATGGGGCACCCGGCATTGTCTACGAGGTAAAGGCTGCCCACAAGGACGCCTTTGCTGTGACGAAGGAGAGTTTGCTGGATACCTCGACAAAGGAAACGGCGGCCGCCGATGATGTGGTGGCGGAACACTGA
- a CDS encoding GldG family protein has protein sequence MKKFDLKNLQGSKRTLRSGSYATVLAVVVLAFVILVNLVVQALPSKWTEFDISTSSLFTLSDTSKNLLHELNSDVTAYYLVESGQEDTNITRLLDRYADESSHFGWQQRDPVLYPTFAQQYDGAATGSVVLSCGDNYRVVGYNDMYQLDIENYYTSGSQQYTFEAENALTSALAQVSRTTAYKLYQLTGHGELALDTDFTDTLTNAGVTTEELNLTTAGSIPADADSLLLNAPLADLTEAEAALLSDYVTNGGKLLVVTDFTTDTPRLDAILESCGMTHQAGLLIENDANHYPYGYPQTYLLPTVQSNEITAGVGSNMMVYTPIAQGIVKHEDGDYTFTSLLSTSSTAYSMEGYATAETAQKADTDPEGSFDVALAAENTTTGTRVVWINCPNFLQGTINQSVSGGNAQLLGSIVNWFDGEQTTAVISGKSLSAASLTVPNNMIIVLGLLFTIVLPIVCVVAGLVICVIRRRR, from the coding sequence ATGAAAAAGTTTGACTTGAAAAACCTGCAGGGCAGCAAGCGCACCCTGCGCAGCGGCAGCTACGCCACCGTGCTGGCCGTGGTGGTGTTGGCCTTTGTGATCCTGGTCAACCTGGTGGTGCAGGCATTGCCCAGCAAGTGGACCGAGTTTGATATTTCCACTTCGTCCCTGTTTACGTTAAGCGATACATCGAAAAATCTGCTGCACGAGCTGAACAGCGATGTCACCGCCTACTACCTGGTCGAGTCTGGGCAGGAGGATACCAACATCACCCGCCTGCTGGACCGCTATGCCGACGAAAGCAGCCACTTCGGCTGGCAGCAGCGCGACCCGGTGCTGTACCCGACCTTTGCCCAGCAGTACGACGGCGCGGCCACCGGCTCGGTCGTTCTGAGCTGCGGCGATAACTACCGTGTGGTGGGCTACAACGATATGTACCAGCTGGACATTGAGAACTACTACACCAGCGGCAGCCAGCAGTACACCTTTGAAGCCGAAAACGCCCTGACAAGCGCCCTGGCCCAGGTCAGCCGCACCACGGCCTATAAGCTCTACCAGCTGACCGGCCACGGCGAACTGGCGCTGGACACCGATTTTACCGACACGCTGACCAACGCCGGTGTGACCACCGAGGAACTGAACCTGACCACGGCGGGCAGCATCCCCGCCGATGCCGACAGCCTGCTGCTGAACGCGCCCCTGGCCGACCTGACCGAGGCCGAAGCCGCCCTGTTGAGCGACTACGTAACAAACGGCGGCAAGCTGCTGGTCGTGACCGACTTTACCACCGACACCCCGCGCCTGGATGCCATTTTGGAAAGCTGCGGCATGACCCACCAAGCGGGCTTGCTCATTGAAAACGACGCCAACCATTACCCCTACGGCTACCCCCAGACCTACCTGCTGCCGACGGTGCAGAGCAACGAGATCACCGCCGGTGTGGGCAGCAACATGATGGTGTACACCCCCATCGCCCAGGGCATCGTGAAGCACGAGGATGGTGACTACACCTTTACCAGCCTGCTGTCCACCAGTTCGACCGCTTACTCGATGGAAGGCTACGCCACCGCCGAGACCGCCCAGAAGGCCGACACCGACCCCGAAGGCAGCTTTGACGTGGCCCTGGCCGCCGAGAACACCACCACCGGCACCCGCGTGGTGTGGATCAACTGCCCCAACTTTTTGCAGGGCACCATCAACCAGAGCGTGTCCGGCGGCAATGCCCAGTTGCTGGGCAGCATCGTCAACTGGTTCGACGGCGAGCAGACCACCGCGGTCATCAGCGGCAAGAGCCTGAGCGCCGCCAGCCTGACCGTGCCCAACAACATGATCATCGTGCTGGGGCTGCTGTTTACCATTGTGCTGCCCATCGTGTGTGTGGTGGCCGGGCTTGTGATCTGCGTGATCCGGCGCAGAAGATAA
- a CDS encoding ABC transporter permease: MAAIFKRETKSYYTGMVGYVTAAVSLFFLGLYFTNRNLMYASSDFASVLYTTTLIMLFLLPAISMRSFAEDRRNKTDQLLLTSPVSVPGIVLGKFLAEVVVFALPLTVAVIMPLILTAFGTVSLVSAFSALFAYLLLGAVCLAVGTWISALTENQIIAYLATFGALLIAYLMNGIKTMFTSGNLLALIVFLVVLLIAAVLVGVLCKSLPVGLGVFSAGAVVLVVLFQLRPAWLLSAFNAVLGALALFQPFNGVVGGMFSVSAIVYYLSVIALFLFLTGQSLERRRWH; encoded by the coding sequence ATGGCTGCCATCTTTAAACGGGAAACCAAAAGCTACTACACCGGCATGGTGGGCTACGTCACCGCGGCGGTCAGCCTGTTTTTCCTGGGGCTGTACTTTACCAACCGCAACCTGATGTACGCTTCGTCGGACTTTGCGTCCGTTTTGTACACAACTACGCTGATCATGCTGTTCCTGCTGCCCGCCATCAGCATGCGCAGCTTTGCCGAGGACCGCCGCAACAAGACCGACCAATTGCTGCTGACCAGCCCGGTCAGCGTCCCCGGCATCGTGCTGGGCAAGTTCCTGGCCGAGGTCGTGGTGTTTGCCCTGCCGCTGACCGTGGCCGTTATTATGCCGCTGATCTTGACGGCATTCGGCACGGTGTCGCTGGTGTCGGCGTTCAGCGCACTGTTTGCGTATCTGCTGCTGGGCGCGGTCTGCCTGGCTGTGGGGACCTGGATCTCGGCGCTGACCGAAAACCAGATCATTGCCTACCTGGCCACCTTTGGCGCGCTGCTCATCGCCTACCTGATGAACGGCATCAAGACCATGTTCACCAGCGGCAACCTGCTGGCGCTCATCGTGTTTTTGGTGGTACTGCTCATCGCGGCTGTGCTGGTGGGTGTGCTTTGCAAAAGCCTGCCGGTTGGCCTGGGCGTGTTCAGTGCGGGCGCTGTGGTGCTGGTGGTGCTGTTCCAGCTGCGCCCGGCGTGGCTGCTCTCGGCCTTTAACGCGGTGCTGGGAGCGCTGGCACTGTTCCAGCCGTTCAACGGCGTAGTGGGCGGCATGTTCAGCGTGTCGGCCATCGTGTACTATCTTTCGGTGATCGCGCTGTTTTTGTTTTTGACGGGGCAGTCGCTGGAACGCCGCCGTTGGCACTAA